A single Thermoanaerobaculia bacterium DNA region contains:
- the rplX gene encoding 50S ribosomal protein L24 codes for MKKTKIKKNDQVLVISGKDRGSKGKVLRVFPARELAIVERVNMVKRHTRQNAQKGIQGGVLEKEAPIRLSNLMLIDPNSGKPTRVGRLRQADGTGVRVAKKSGATLN; via the coding sequence ATGAAGAAGACGAAGATCAAGAAGAACGACCAGGTGCTGGTGATCTCAGGCAAGGATCGCGGATCGAAGGGCAAGGTCCTCCGCGTGTTCCCTGCGCGCGAGCTTGCGATCGTCGAACGGGTGAACATGGTGAAGCGCCACACCCGCCAGAACGCGCAGAAGGGGATCCAGGGCGGCGTCCTCGAGAAGGAGGCACCGATCCGGCTTTCGAACCTCATGCTGATCGATCCCAACAGCGGCAAGCCGACGCGCGTAGGGCGCCTCCGCCAGGCGGACGGGACCGGAGTACGCGTCGCCAAAAAGAGCGGCGCTACTCTGAACTAG
- the rplN gene encoding 50S ribosomal protein L14 — translation MIQMGTILEVADNSGAKKVSCIHLRGALGQYGHLGDVITASVKEATPDGTVKKGAVVKAVIVRTVHAQKRRDGSYIRFDTNAAVLINDNREPIGTRVFGPVARELREKKFMKIISLAPEVI, via the coding sequence ATGATCCAGATGGGCACCATCCTCGAGGTGGCGGACAACTCCGGAGCCAAGAAGGTCTCATGCATTCACCTGCGTGGCGCCCTCGGCCAGTACGGTCATCTGGGAGACGTGATCACCGCATCGGTCAAGGAGGCGACTCCCGACGGTACGGTCAAGAAGGGCGCAGTCGTGAAGGCCGTGATCGTTCGCACCGTCCACGCCCAGAAGCGACGCGATGGCAGCTACATCCGCTTCGACACGAACGCGGCGGTTTTGATCAACGACAACCGCGAGCCGATCGGAACCCGCGTATTCGGGCCGGTTGCACGTGAGCTCCGAGAGAAGAAGTTCATGAAGATCATCTCTCTGGCGCCGGAAGTCATCTGA
- the rpsQ gene encoding 30S ribosomal protein S17, with protein MSTVTETAATTRGRRQEKIGVVVSSKMDKTVVVEVEKTITHRLYHRYQKRTSKFYAHDEKNVCTVGDRVRLVATRPLSKLKRWSVSEVLKKAGEI; from the coding sequence ATGAGCACCGTGACCGAAACCGCAGCGACGACCCGTGGACGACGGCAGGAGAAGATCGGCGTGGTCGTCAGCAGCAAGATGGACAAGACGGTCGTCGTCGAAGTCGAGAAGACGATCACCCATCGCCTCTATCACCGCTACCAGAAGCGGACGTCGAAGTTCTATGCCCACGACGAGAAGAACGTCTGCACCGTGGGTGACAGGGTTCGTCTGGTTGCCACCCGCCCGCTTTCGAAGCTGAAGCGGTGGTCGGTGAGCGAAGTCCTCAAGAAGGCCGGGGAGATCTAG
- a CDS encoding 50S ribosomal protein L29: MKKPNLREKTVADLQIREGELAEQLFALRLQKVVGQLEKPAKIRTAKRELARVLTIIREKQSEA; this comes from the coding sequence ATGAAGAAACCAAATTTGCGAGAGAAGACCGTCGCCGACCTTCAGATCCGGGAGGGCGAGCTCGCCGAGCAGCTCTTCGCGCTCCGGCTCCAGAAGGTCGTCGGTCAGCTCGAGAAGCCGGCCAAGATCAGAACCGCCAAGCGCGAGTTGGCTCGGGTGCTGACGATCATCCGCGAGAAGCAGAGCGAGGCATAA
- the rplP gene encoding 50S ribosomal protein L16: MLMPKKVKFRKQHRGRRAGMSKGGDYIAFGDFGLQALEPAWVTARQIEAGRIAISRHVKRGGKMWIRVFPDKPYTKKPLETRMGKGKGPPEGWVAVVKPGRILFELEGVSQEIAQEAMKLAAQKLCILTKFVSRHSELR; this comes from the coding sequence ATGTTGATGCCGAAGAAGGTCAAGTTCAGAAAACAGCATCGCGGACGTCGCGCGGGCATGTCCAAGGGCGGCGATTACATCGCCTTCGGCGACTTCGGGCTGCAGGCGCTCGAGCCGGCCTGGGTGACTGCGCGCCAGATCGAAGCGGGGCGTATCGCGATCAGCCGGCACGTGAAGCGCGGCGGAAAGATGTGGATCCGTGTGTTTCCCGACAAGCCGTACACGAAGAAGCCGCTCGAGACCCGAATGGGCAAGGGCAAAGGGCCGCCGGAGGGATGGGTCGCCGTCGTCAAGCCCGGACGCATCCTGTTCGAGCTCGAGGGTGTGAGCCAGGAAATTGCGCAGGAAGCGATGAAGCTCGCGGCGCAGAAGCTGTGCATCTTGACGAAGTTCGTCTCGCGCCACAGCGAGCTCAGGTAG